DNA from Alnus glutinosa chromosome 2, dhAlnGlut1.1, whole genome shotgun sequence:
TTTACCATCGTCtacattaatatattttcataaattgaCGTGGGTTATATGCTCGTATATATAATAGGAGAATCACTCAAAACATTGCGTAATATTGTGACAAGTGGCGTATTAAAATGCAACCAAGTATTCATTTTAAGTTAAACAGTGAGTTTAGGTTTGTGTTATAATGTGATAGTAAACTCAACCCCTATTTACatgctaaataaaaattgaatccctattttttctcaaaaaaaaaaaattgaaccctACTTTTGTGTTAAACATGGGTAACCAACTTATTTatgcattatttattttttcctacaaactaactaaaactaaatcataatgtttcataataataataatatattatatatcatatatcatatatataataggggAATCATTTAGAGGAAAGCATGATATTGAGACAAGTGGCATCTCAGTTAACTGACAAGTGTAAATATccattcagtttttttttttttctaacaaaataaCTGTATCATATCTGACAAATTTACAATTTTGCCACTCATTATTTCTTTTGCTAAAAAATAActgtatcatatatatatgtcaaatttACACTTTTGCCACTCCCACTCAATAACGAAAATGCGCCACTGCACATAACCCAATATACACGTTTCCACACAATCAAAGCTAATCAAATTTACACTCTTGCCACTCACTCAAAATCACGAAACTGTGGCTTAATTATACTGTCAAATTTACATTTTTGCCACTCTAAAGTCTAAACTGCTGCACATAACCCATATCCCCACGTTTAcaccctcaaaaaaaaaaaaaaaaaaaaaaaaaaaattacacattttcccctacctctctcaaattctcaatcacGAAACGGTATCAAAAAACCGTATCAAATTTATTGACAACGGACCGTATCAAAAAGCCGACTCATAAAAAACTGGAACAAACATTGTTTATCTATTCCTTTATTCTTTCCCACTATTTCTCATACTCCAAAGAAGTCACCAACCTATCAAACTCTCAACCATTTACCCTGATGAAGTAAGTTTTctagatagttttttttttttttttttttttttttttttttttgtgattatgtttattatgttttgttgtgAGAACACTCATATTGTTCAAATACACATAAAACTCTGAccgcaaaaattaaaaaatcgaaACTACGTGGACAACCAACGGTCTTTGCCATGGACGTATATCTTAGTGCAAATTCAATTCACAGAGAAGCAAAATgcttctatctctctctatatatctcAACAGATGAAAGAGTGACAAAAAATGTAGCCAAAGTTACGCACTATTACacttcataattttttctttgcttcttgGAACCagatatatatacaacaaatattatttgagtaatttcacttttcttcccccttttttttgtctttattttttatgctcatgttattttgttacaattttttgtttttttttgttttttgttataatttatattttatttttatttctattctaaaagtagttttttttttcaacgttAGGATggttggggaaaaaaaaaactctagacataacttcttcctatacctatgaGTCTATGAATTCATtgaaatcagaaaaaaaaaatatacaaaaataaaaagacaattgTTTTCATActatatgagtatttttattttctttgtttgtcaTCTGTTCCCAATATATACTTCTTGCTACATCAATATAGTAATTcataaattgaattgttatatacttatatactGATCTTCACCATTGAATTCTTTCATTATCAtatgtggtttaattttttttccttctccacgagataatttataatatatgtttacatattttcatctttattcctaaattttatgttttttcttaaattaaatgtagcattcaaatagaataattcaaaacttttgTTAAAACTATTTTGTACATTGCATGGTATTGTGACAAGTGGCGTATTAAAATGCAGCCAAGTATTCATTTTAACTTAAACGGTGATTTTAAGTTTGTGTTAAAATGTGATAGTAAACTCGATCACTATTTGCAtgttaaataaaaactaaatccatattttttctctcaaaaaaataaaaaataaaaaattaaaccctaTTTTTGTGTTAAACATGGGTAACCAACTCATTTATAcattagttattttttcctacaaactaactaaaactaaaacgtagtgtttcatatatatttattatatataatagaggAATCACTCATAATATTGTGTAATCTTGTGACAAGTGGCGTATTAAAATGCAGCTAAGTGTTATATTTTTGTGTAAAAGCAATTTCCTTTTCCTAGAAAATAACTATATCCTATTTTTGTgtaaaagcaattttttttttcctcataaaAAATAACTGTATCATAACTGCCATTTGTAAACACTTAAATGTAAACATTTGCATACATAAAAAAACACTATTACAGATTTTTACCATTTGTTCAATATTCACAGcctgtttatttatttcttcttatcCACTACTTCTCAATTTTTGTCGTGTTCTTTTCATTGAAACTTAGAAAATATCACagaaaattcatttattttatatcatattactatttttcatcttttccttttttgtttttattttacggGTGATGTTCTTCTGTTTTTTGTTAGTGtccttttttgttataatttatatattattttcttggtAAATTTTACACCGAAATAAATATGGTCGAAAGAAAACATATCTATGTgacaaaacttatttttatacctATAAATTTCATTGGAACGTAAAAGAGAATGGTAAATAATccatttgtttgtatttattttttgtgattgtgTTTTCAGATTTTCTGtccttatttttatattaattattacttcTGTACTATAAGTATTTTTTCTTATGTTATATATGGGAATGacaatagaaagaaaaaatatctatttaacAGGAATTCTTTTTATACCTATGAATTtcattggggaaaaaaaaagtgtatggAAAAGAcagttaattttttgttagattaatattaattttgattgggttttgaaaaatatgtttgcAGGGTCGTGTTCCAAGAGAATGGTAAATAATTCatttgtttgtctttattttatgtggTTATGTTATtcaaattccttttttttttttttttttttttttttttttgcctttttcttctaatttttaaattatttttaacttctgttctaaaagtagtttattttacgtcaaaaaaaatctctatttaATAGGACTTTATCCTGTACTTATGAATTTTATTAGAACCgggaaaagtatacaaaaaatgAACTTCTTTTCAATATATgttagtatttttcatttttttttagctttttattgtttgtggttctgttcttttgtaaatttgacAATAAATTCAAAGAAATAATGGTGAGCGAGAGAGCTACATTGTTTTTGGTACAGAGTATTAaccatattaatattattattaatttttgatAGAACAAAGTATTTTGTAGTGGAGAAGAAGTGGTATTATATATGGTTTATGATGAATTGTTTTGTTGGTTGGGTTTTGTCTATGCTGTCGAGTAAAAATATAGGGACATGTACGTTAAGCATTTAtatacaatttttgttttttatttttattttctattctaacttaaatattattttgtattcaaattgattgttttttctATTGAAAATTTTTCACTCAATTCGTGAAAACGATGGTGAGATAGGAGAGTTTCTTATCATTATTTTTGATACCAGGCATGACAATTTTTTAGTCTACGCAGTTATTTATTAAGtagcttttgtttcttttctttttctttttatttttcttttgtatcaTTATTTGTTACATAATTGAtggacaacatttttttttaaaaagttttttaaatagattataatttttatttagattttattaGCCAATTAGTTAAGACCTTATAATCTCTTTAAGAACCTTTCAtgtaaattacaataaaaaaaacattaccGCGCATCGCGCGGGTTATATGCTAGTGATGATAGTATGAGAATGAAGAAAGTGACACCAAAATCAATCTCACAGTCTCAGCTCTGCATATCCTCCCACCACCAATCTCGCCCCATCAATGTCTgtaactctctttctctctcgatCACCCTCATACCTCATCATCTCATCTTCCTTGAACTCAAAACCTCCCAGAACCCCCAAACTCACCCCAACCCCCACAAACCCAGAGTTCTCAGTCTCCGTAAAGCAACCCCTTTCGCAATCCGATGCCGCCATTAAGATGCCCGCAGCTCCATGGATGCAGGGTCCCCTTCTTCTCCAACCCCACGAAGTTATTGACTTCTCTaaacccaacaacaacaacaagagcTTAAACAATGCCAAGGTCGAGAAGGCCGATAAGGCGCTGACTGAGAAAGTAGGCGTGAGAGGGACGAGAGCAGTGAACAAGATCGCCAGAAGCATCGAAAAGCTCCGAAAGAGTGAGAGTTCAGATGAAGCCCAGAAGGATTCTGGGGAATTTGGATTTGGGGATTGCTTGGAACAGCTTGGGGAAGATAAGGGTTCGAGAAATGTCCGGAAAATGCCGTGGGAAAGGGACGAGGGGTTCATTTTTAGGAGGACGAAGAAGGAAAAGGCGGAGACTGAGGCAGAGTTGAGGCTTGACCAGGCGTTGCTTGCGAGGTTGAGAGGTGAGGCTGCAAGGATGAGGCAGTGGGTGAAGGTTAATAAAGCTGGGGTGACTCAAGGTGTAGTTGATGAGATTAGAATGGTTTGGAGGAGGAATGAGCTTGCTATGTTAAAATTTGATGTCCCTTTGTGCCGGAATATGGATAGAGCACGAGAAATCGTCgaggtttgtttgttttattcgttttgcttttgttttttcatgAAGGAAAACTATTATGGTaaattgtttttccttttcttaaatTGAAAGATTATGATGTGCTGGGTTCATTTTGAAACTCTCattctatgaaaaaaaaataaaaaacaagggaGAAATCTTTTTAGAGGACTAATTGAAATGGCTTTATATAGTTGGTACAGAATCGGGTATTTGAAATTTCTGATAGAAGGAAGATTACTACTTATTTGTGTACATTGACTACTCTCTCAGAGGaatagaaaaagacaaaaatttgtAGTGATTTCGAAGTGACTTGGGTGCTAGGTACATAAGCTGGAGTTGAACCGCCTAACGTTACAGAAAATTCTCCGGGCTTAGCAACTTACCCTCTGGTTGTTCTGCCACACGAACATGtgctttgtatatatattactctTTTTTACTATACTTCATCTTGTCTCTTTTGTTAAAACAGAGGCTTATGATCAGTAGATTGATGGATGTGCTCTTTACGAACAGGCAAATATTAAGATTCAATTGGATTGCAGCTACTTATTCTTATTGGAGGTTTTGGCTACTGAGATTGtgatatttttctatttgtCTGCGTTAAGATGTCTAATTTTATGgcgaaattttttatttcatataaTTAGATACTGCTTTTTATAATTCGTGGTAGCTTGGTAGGTTGAAATTCCTAATTCCTTGTCATGCTGCTACCTCATTTTAGAtgtcatcattttttattatatatatatatatatatatatatatatatatatatatatatatatatatatatatctgttttACTGTTTCTGATGGttgcttttgtaattatttttgtaaaaacagATCAAGACGGGAGGCCTGGTTGTTTGGAGTAAGAAAAATACTCTCGTTGTCTATCGAGGATGCGGGTATCAGTCATCTTTGAATAGCTTTGTAAAGACGCATGCAGGGGTTGCTGGCAGTCGAGTGGTGCCTTATTACGAAATTAACTCCATCGAAAGTGGTTTAGATGAAAAGATGTGCAGAAAGGAAAGTGAGGGGAAGACTTTACCAAGTGCTGTCTTTTTAAAAGAGGATTTGAATAGCCAACCAATTAGTGGATCTCTTTATGAGAGGGAAACAGATAGATTGTTGGATGGCTTGGGACCCCGCTTCATTGACTGGTGGATGCGCAAGCCTTTGCCCGTAGATGCGGACTTACTTCCTGAAGTGGTTCCTGGATTCAGGCCTCCTTTTAGGCTTTGTCCGCCGCATGCTAGAGCAAAGCTGGCAAATGATGAATTGACATACTTGAGGAAGCTTGCTCACCCTTTACCTACTCATTTTGTCCTTGGTATTACCTTGCCTACtgtcatatgtcagtttttctgcagaaaatatgattttcaggaaacatatcatttttttttggatgaataagccAATTTtataaccacaaaaaaaaaaaaaaaaaaaaatctgtacaTTTCTGCAGAACCAGCAGAAAACAGACTAAGAAACAAACTTCGAAGTCTTGGAAACTAAAACAACTCTCAACTTACAacaatgaaacaaaacaaaacaaaaatctgaaCATCAATACCCCAATTCCAGCAGATACTCTCATTTCCCTTAGTCCTTTCGAGTTTTCCTTTCCCCATCACACGACATCTTAcatctcattttattttctgcagCAGCTGTTCTCCGGACAAAGGATTATTACTATATCTAAGAGCGTTTCTATTATGCCAAATATGATAGACACTAGCTCCAAATGCTAGCCTACATACATGAGCTTTAAAAACTTTCCTTCTCCAGTTCTGCAGCCCTTCAAGAATCGCATCATCCCAACAAATAGGAGGACTAGCCATACCACAAAGCTGCATAATTGACCTCCATGTTCTTCTACTGTAGCTacgaaagaagaaaagatggtCTCTATCTTCTACTCCAG
Protein-coding regions in this window:
- the LOC133859288 gene encoding chloroplastic group IIA intron splicing facilitator CRS1, chloroplastic isoform X2, which gives rise to MSVTLFLSRSPSYLIISSSLNSKPPRTPKLTPTPTNPEFSVSVKQPLSQSDAAIKMPAAPWMQGPLLLQPHEVIDFSKPNNNNKSLNNAKVEKADKALTEKVGVRGTRAVNKIARSIEKLRKSESSDEAQKDSGEFGFGDCLEQLGEDKGSRNVRKMPWERDEGFIFRRTKKEKAETEAELRLDQALLARLRGEAARMRQWVKVNKAGVTQGVVDEIRMVWRRNELAMLKFDVPLCRNMDRAREIVEIKTGGLVVWSKKNTLVVYRGCGYQSSLNSFVKTHAGVAGSRVVPYYEINSIESGLDEKMCRKESEGKTLPSAVFLKEDLNSQPISGSLYERETDRLLDGLGPRFIDWWMRKPLPVDADLLPEVVPGFRPPFRLCPPHARAKLANDELTYLRKLAHPLPTHFVLGKNRKLQGLAAAILKLWEKSLIVKIALKWGIPNTNNEQMAYELKHLTGGVLLLRNKFLMILYRGKDYLPGRVENLIVERETELKRCQLYEEGARLKAIEAICVDNGSMENTSTSGTLSESQYIQTEFRDLKNRNTEGEIKLEAEKQRLERELKEQERKLFILNVKIEKSMKELSKLNGAWAPAEQDADQEMITEEERKCFQKMGLKMDSCLVLGRRGIFDGVIEGLHQHWKYREVAKVVTMQRLFRQVIYTATLLEAESGGILVSVNKLKDGHAIIIYRGKNYRRPLKPVPENLLTKREALHRSLEMQRIGADLPESRSTDQRECEVSQTIR
- the LOC133859288 gene encoding chloroplastic group IIA intron splicing facilitator CRS1, chloroplastic isoform X1, translated to MSVTLFLSRSPSYLIISSSLNSKPPRTPKLTPTPTNPEFSVSVKQPLSQSDAAIKMPAAPWMQGPLLLQPHEVIDFSKPNNNNKSLNNAKVEKADKALTEKVGVRGTRAVNKIARSIEKLRKSESSDEAQKDSGEFGFGDCLEQLGEDKGSRNVRKMPWERDEGFIFRRTKKEKAETEAELRLDQALLARLRGEAARMRQWVKVNKAGVTQGVVDEIRMVWRRNELAMLKFDVPLCRNMDRAREIVEIKTGGLVVWSKKNTLVVYRGCGYQSSLNSFVKTHAGVAGSRVVPYYEINSIESGLDEKMCRKESEGKTLPSAVFLKEDLNSQPISGSLYERETDRLLDGLGPRFIDWWMRKPLPVDADLLPEVVPGFRPPFRLCPPHARAKLANDELTYLRKLAHPLPTHFVLGKNRKLQGLAAAILKLWEKSLIVKIALKWGIPNTNNEQMAYELKHLTGGVLLLRNKFLMILYRGKDYLPGRVENLIVERETELKRCQLYEEGARLKAIEAICVDNGSMENTSTSGTLSESQYIQTEFRDLKNRNTEGEIKLEAEKQRLERELKEQERKLFILNVKIEKSMKELSKLNGAWAPAEQDADQEMITEEERKCFQKMGLKMDSCLVLGRRGIFDGVIEGLHQHWKYREVAKVVTMQRLFRQVIYTATLLEAESGGILVSVNKLKDGHAIIIYRGKNYRRPLKPVPENLLTKREALHRSLEMQRIGSLKFFAYQRQQTITDLKRKLADLPESRSTDQRECEVSQTIR